The following is a genomic window from Malus sylvestris chromosome 12, drMalSylv7.2, whole genome shotgun sequence.
AGAAggccctccagctcagttcaagaacaagcctgtggaaagttaacaacaagtaaagtACCTTTTTCGACAACTATTTTTGCTAAGAGACTGAAGCGAAATGATCAACGATCAGCCTAAATGATTTGagatcagggggagatactcatcagggggagcatccaaaacagatcaagattttaacgagtcaatCGAAGACTTATGGCCATCCAAGGGGCAGTGTTGTAAAGGTGACTGGATGACTGTCCACTAATCCACTAATTTGCATTTCACTATGTTGCTCGTGATTTGCTTATATAAATGCAGGTCTTATGGAACACTACACACAAGAAGATAAGAAGTGAGAGACACAcggaaaaggaagagagaaaagagaggaaaaggAGAGAAGATAATAGAGAGGGTTATTTCTGTACTcttattattccaaattataatgaaagcaccattgctgccccgaggatgtactccagtcacactgactgtaaaggaacctcgtaaattttgtgtcttgtttatttattccactgtacacaccgtcgattttataacatccctatatatatgaccctattttttctaaaaaaagggttccacactcttgcaaaactcccaaaacctCTCCAAaaacttttctctctaaattctaattttggcatcggaggttcttcagccaaagccccccatttatagtgggtgcgtgaggctcttggcatctaaggtgttaattgttttgtaggtgcaattttgtccaagaagaagaatgcggaaatttgcatccacaatggATATATttaatgttgatgcataaaatcgaGTCGACTTTGGCAAACTGTAAATCAAACAAATACACAAGAATGTACAGTGATTCCCCTTgagtttgggctacatccacgtTGGTGTAGCTTCCTATTCCACTATTTAAATGTAGGTTAAATTGTACGTGGAGACTTCTTGTCTTTGAGAGAGTGAAGTGGCTAAAGTTTGGAATGAGAGGCTCTCCTAGAAAGAGAGTgtgggagcctatttataggacaAACGTTTCCCTCCCCTTTTATATAGTCCATGAGCCAAATAATAGCGTGGCAAAGAAAGTGATAAAAAAAACCCCAAGGACTTATCCTCGTTAGGTTTTGCAGCCTACATCTATTTCCGAGACAGCAAAAAAATTCCATTAGTAACAAAGAAGAATACAAGAGTGTTCAAGTTCTCACAAACACAAGTCCCAAATACACTCAAATTCGCTCACACAAATGAGCCAACAAGATATTGAAAGGAAAATGTTAGAGAGACCAtctttttataccacattttgtAAATCACACGACATGACAATAAAGacttcatggtttaaagaaattaGAAAAGAAGACCAACCGTCAGCAATCATATCATGTGGGTTACATTTCTTCACCTTCAAAGCTTTTGCAAACCATAGAGGCCGACGAGAaacccccccctccccccaaaaaaaaatcacacaGCACCGTTCAAACAATCAAAGTTCCCTTAGAAAGGATGCTTTGCAAACTGTTGATTGTCTAGAATCAACTGTTTTAGTATGTCTTTGGTTGGACGACTTCCAATTCGAACTATTTGAACTATCTATGACCAACATCAGATGTTCAAACCTGCTACTGGACAGACATCAAGCAGAACTGCAAAACTACATTTAATTTTCTACTGACACTATTTAACATGTataaacttttaagttttaatcccCCCTTGTTCAAAGGGGGTGCAGGATCAAAATCTGATTCCAAATAAGCAAATACAACGATAGAACCTTGGCAATCAATAGACATCCTCAgcaatcaaaatttaaaataatacttAGTAGAGAACAAAGGGAATGAATAACTTAATTGAAATCAGGCTTCTCCGGGTAGGTGCAGCCAGACCTCTGGATGACAACATTTGCAGCATAGTTGCCAGCTTTCACGCAGTCTTCAATGGCTTTCTCTTGAACCAATTGAGATAGAAAACCTCCAACGAATGCATCccctatataaaaaataatacaatAGATTAGTAAATAACTCGCAATGGACTGTTTCCAATTGTTGGTGTGTTACTAGATGTTttcaaatgtattaattttaCGATACATGCTACAAATTGTCACAGAACACGTACCCGCTCCATTGGTATCAACCAATTTCTCTTTGGGCAACTTGTCCACTGGGAACTTTTTCACTTTGCCATCCTCAGCAACAACTACGGGATCTGCGCCCTGAGTAATAACAGTAATCCTCTTGTGTGTCCCTGACGCTTTGGGCCATTGGGAGATCTTTAGAGCTATTTGCTCGACATCATCAATCTGTGAATTCAACCAGTCAAAATAAATACCAACATATGAATGTAAACCATTTCCAAAACATAGAATAACAGTAATCCTCATGCGGTAATAGGCTTTGTTACCTCCCAGCCATGAACTTTCGAGAAGGTTCTTGCTTCCGTCTCATTTCCAAAAACATAGTCCACATACCTACATTTCAATAAGGAAAGTCATGCCCTAAGTATGTACTTATTACTTGATTATTATGCctttcaaaacaaaatgaaaagctTACGGTAAAGCTTTATCCTGAGCATCCTTGAAAAACTCACAGATAAATGGAGCAGAAAGGTTCATTGAAAAAACCTGCAGGTAACGGGAATTCTGAAGACTCTGTCTAGCAAACGCTATTGAAAGCAGCAAAAAGACGACAATTCGAAGAAATAACATTTCAAATACCTTGTTATTTGCAGCAGCGTGTTCAGCAACAAGCTGGATGGAGTCTGGGGATACAGTTAGAAAAAAACCAGCAATGTAGATGTATTTGGCCTTCTCAACTGTCCAAACAAGAATCAGTGAATCAAGTCACAAGAATGAAGTAATTTACTACATAAATGAAGTACAAGCCTAAACACAGCTTGAAAGAGTACCCAGTGCCCAATTTTCGGGTTTCTTTAAATGCTCAAATTTGTAGCAGTTAGCAGCTGACAAGTTGGCAATAAGGGACCTACATATACACACGGTAGAATTGTTGTCAGTCCAATAGGTTGAGAATTATGAGTGTACATTTCAAACTATATCAACAGTTAACGGATGACTAGCAAATTGGAaagcaaaatttcaaatttcaaaaaatgcTTGACATAAACTGACCTTTCACCACCAACAACACAGACAGCACAAGTTCCCGTTGGTGCAGTCTCATCCTCATAATAGTGAACCTGATTAAGAAAAGCAACTGGTGTAGCGATATTGGGCAGTAAAGGTGGAAATGCAATTTAGAAGGAAAAACACTACTTTACTTTTTCAATCCACAACTTAAAAGAACATAAAGAATATAAAATCcgtcatttttttttatggctGATAAAAATTCCTATCTTTGTATGCCTACATagtaatatattatataatgaATAAAGCAAGAGCGATATAAGAAGAAACTTGCATTAACACCAGCAAGTTTTGAGTTCTTCTTCATCTCTTCACCATACTTGTCCTTTCCAATGGAACCCATATAACTTGTTGCACCAGGTACTTGAAGCATCCACTGCAGAAGGTAGAGAGATATACGCTCAATGGTGATACCAATTGATTAAGGATAAAAATGATCAAATGAGAAATTCATCAAGCACCTGAGCAACTCGAATGGAATTCTGAGTAGCACCTGCATAATTCAAAAGTTAAACTCAACTTATTGTCGTAGTAATCACAAATTTAGCACATTTACAACAATATTTATTTGAAAACCTGACAAAATACAATCAGCGTTCTACCTCCAGCAATGTACTCCACGTTGTACTTGGAAGACATTTCGTCGTACCTGAGACAAACATTGTGTATGAACTATGTTTAGCCACAAACAATTGTTTTGCGGTCAGACAGAAGCGTGGAGGACTTATCTTCATTAATGGAACTACATCTATTTGACAACACTGTGTATGAACATAATCCTTTTATGGTTGTTACTCAGATAAATTAGGCATTAAACTTTAACACATTTTAAAGTGTCGGTGCAGTTTAACCAAAGCACAATCCAATATCCCTCACTTTGAACAGGAgattaagtaaaaaaaaacaattacccACAAGACCTCTACAGACTGGTATTTAAGCAAGAAAAGTAGAAATTCGAAAGGCGAAAACTAAATCACTTACATGGGCAGGTGCTTGTCCTCTGCAAGAATCGCATTGTTGGGCTTGAGGTCATATCTGTGACACATAAAGCAAACCAAATCAATCCCACCGCACCAAATTATGTGTTCTTGTAGCTCACAGTACAGTGAACCAAAGTTTAGAGTATAAGCTAATCTACACACTTGAGCTAGAAAGCCCAAATATTGCTTAGGCAATAGATCAAACATCTGGCGGGCAACATAAAGCTTCATGCATCAGAGTTTTgtgcaaaagaaagaaaaaaagagcaaAAGGGGTTTGAGAGAATGCGACGTACTTCTGCAAGAACTCCTCGTCGACGACGGCGGAGATGTCTAGCAGTGGGTTTCCCATCCCCAACAGAATTCCCTCGGACACcattgagagagagagctgcAGCTGGAGCTTAAGAAACAGTAGCACTTACAAAGATGGAGAAATCAGATCAGATCTATGGAGGTTGGTATTGGGATGGAACCAAATGTGTATGTTTATAGCTACGAGTGGCTGTGACTACGGTGCTGCGGTGAAGTAGGTTAGTGGGGTCTCTCGCAATTTTACCAAACCCAGTGGGCTCATTTGGGAAAGGGCAAAAGCTTGATCCCACTATTTGTAGTCAATGGTGTTTTAATCTTATGAAATATCTCCGTCGCTTAGAACTACGATCTAATGTTATTTTTCTTCGTTTGTAAGTAAGATGTATTAAGTTTGATTCTcatcaaaggcgaatttgaaccacattattgttagcacATTGTAAAACTAAGCCCACATTCTTAGTATAGATGATATCATttgttacaaaaaataaaataaaatcttatGAAACATCCCCAATtatgtttttattcttttttttcaagtttaggTGGTACCAAATAATATCCAGTGTAGTAGTATTTATCTTTTTAATGTTGAATATAACTCAAATTTGAGTCGCTGCTCTCTATGACCACGAAAAGTATGCGACATAATTAGAAGAGAATGCTTTTTGGAATTGTACTGTCTCTATTCATCTCTCAAGGAGGAACTTCTAAGATGGTACAATCATATCAATAAGGAAAGAACTAATTTACATGAAATCATGCTAAACTAAGAATCCCGAGATTATAGGAATATACAAAAGTAAACACTCCTCCTTAAGTTGGTGAATATATGTTGCACATGTCTAACTTGTGtaataaaacttgaaaacttctGACTTCAAACAGTCTTTGTGAAAATATCTGCTAATTGATCTTCCATATTCTTATTGCCAGTACCTCAATTATTTTCCCttcaaatttttctttaatGAAGAATTGATCAACTTCAACATGCATTGTTCTATCATGTTGTACAAGATTATGAGCAATGTCACAGGTAATTTTACTATCACAAAATAGTTtcatgggatgatcatactttaTACCCAAATCGCTTAACAAAAGTTTAAACcataaaatttcacaaatccccAAAGTCAATACCTTTGTATTCAACTTCTGCACTGGAACGGGCAACcacattttgtttcttacttCTTCATGTAACCAAACCTCCAATGAATGTAAAGTAACCTGATATTGAGTGCATATCATCCACCGAACCTGCCCAATTTGCATAAGTATAACTTCAACTCGAAGATGGTtattccttttaaaaaaaattcctttgCCTAGACTTCCCTTTAGATCTCACAAAATCCTCATTACTGCATTCATATGTTATTCTCCAGGATTATGCTTGTATTGACTTACCACACTCAAGGCATAAGCAAGGTCTGGTCTTGTGTGTGCTTAGTACATTAAACGACCTACTAACTTTTGGTATCTCCCTTTGTCAATCGATACTTGATTAGGATCAACACTAAACTTCAACCCTTTCTCCGATGGTGTAGCTACTGGCTGACAAGCTGACATGTCAGTTTCATGCAGtaaatcaataatatacttcCTTTGAGACAAGAAAATCCTAGAACTGCTTCTTGATACCTCAATCCCTAGAAAATATTTCAAGGATCCAaggtccttcatctcaaattttgtaGACAGGTATCTTTGCAAGGCTACACTATTTTCCAGATCTTTCCATTTTACCACCATATCATCTACTACACAATAAGCGCAGTTAGCTTCCCATTTTGTCTTTCAGAAGCAAAGTATGATCGGAGTTACTTTGTCCGTAACCAAAGGCTTTCTTAGACTTTGTGAATCTTCCAAACTATGCTCGAGGGGACTGCTTCAAACCATACACGGATTTCTTCAACCTGCACACCTTTTTTTCGTACTTATTTGGAATGTTACATCCTGGTGGAAGATATATATAAATCTGTTTTGTCAAATCCCCATGTAAGAGGGAATTCTTCACGTCAAACTGTTGTAAGGGCCAATTAAGATTTGTAGCcgagaaaacaaaacacaaactgTGTTGATCTTGACCACAAGAGCAAAGGTATTTGTATAGTcgattctatatttttttactgtACCTTTCGCTACCAATCTTGCCTTAAAGCGATCCACCATCCCATTAGCTTTATACTTCACAGTATAAACCCATTTTCATCCCACAACTTTCTTGCCAGCTGGCAAGTCTGTGATCTCCTAGGTAGCATTCTTCTTTAAAGACTTCATCTCTTTATTCATTGCTACTTGCCAACATGGATCAACTAAAGCCTTCTGCACACTGTTAGGAATAGATACAATAGATAAATGATGCACAAATGACTTATTTGATTATGATAGGTGACTGGTAGATGCATAATTGCTTAACGGGTATAACACATTAGACTTAGGGTTAAGAATACCTCGGTTGACATAGTCAGGAAGACGATGTAGTGGTGGTGTGTTCGGGatcaaagaaaattaattataattattggGGCTCAAGGGTGGCGAGATTGACTATGAGATGGCTGGCGGCACTTGGCTATTTGGCAGTGAGGTTTCTTGCATTAGCTTATTCATTTCAAGGTTTTCAACATTATTttcatgtgaatgatcaccaccTGTCTCCAAGATATTGCCACTTAATTCAAAGTCATTCACATCAGTATTTTATTAtgaatgatcaccacttatTTCCAAGACATCACCACTTGAATCTAAATCATTCATAATATCTGTATTCGGAATAGTATAATCAAGAGTTTGAACTTCTGTTTGATTCTTCCCTTGAAATGAAGACTCGGGATTGGCAAAGTACATATCAGTCTCATGAAATGCAACATCCATAGTGACAAACAACTTTTTCGACGGAGGGTGATAATATCgatatctttttttattttaggcaTATCCTATAAACACACATTGCAGGGCCCGAGGTTCAAGCTTACTCCTTTATTGTTTATGGAGATGAACGAATGCCAAACTGCCAAACACGTGAGGTGGAAGATTAAGGACTGCATGAGCTTCAACATGTCAGGATAGAGCTTGTTGTGGCGTCTGAAAATCAACTGATCAAGATGGAACATTATTAATGAGATACGTGGCTGAGGTAAAAGCTTTTCCCTAATAAGATAAGGGAAGATGCGCCTCCAGCAAGGAAGCATGAACAACCTTCAAAAGCTGACGGTTCTTTCTTTctgcaaccccattttgttgtggagtagaTGGACATGTGGTTtgatgaacaataccatgaTGATCAAGAAA
Proteins encoded in this region:
- the LOC126593812 gene encoding adenosine kinase 2-like isoform X1 → MVSEGILLGMGNPLLDISAVVDEEFLQKYDLKPNNAILAEDKHLPMYDEMSSKYNVEYIAGGATQNSIRVAQWMLQVPGATSYMGSIGKDKYGEEMKKNSKLAGVNVHYYEDETAPTGTCAVCVVGGERSLIANLSAANCYKFEHLKKPENWALVEKAKYIYIAGFFLTVSPDSIQLVAEHAAANNKNSRYLQVFSMNLSAPFICEFFKDAQDKALPYVDYVFGNETEARTFSKVHGWEIDDVEQIALKISQWPKASGTHKRITVITQGADPVVVAEDGKVKKFPVDKLPKEKLVDTNGAGDAFVGGFLSQLVQEKAIEDCVKAGNYAANVVIQRSGCTYPEKPDFN
- the LOC126593812 gene encoding adenosine kinase 2-like isoform X2, coding for MVSEGILLGMGNPLLDISAVVDEEFLQKYDLKPNNAILAEDKHLPMYDEMSSKYNVEYIAGGATQNSIRVAQWMLQVPGATSYMGSIGKDKYGEEMKKNSKLAGVNVHYYEDETAPTGTCAVCVVGGERSLIANLSAANCYKFEHLKKPENWALVEKAKYIYIAGFFLTVSPDSIQLVAEHAAANNKVFSMNLSAPFICEFFKDAQDKALPYVDYVFGNETEARTFSKVHGWEIDDVEQIALKISQWPKASGTHKRITVITQGADPVVVAEDGKVKKFPVDKLPKEKLVDTNGAGDAFVGGFLSQLVQEKAIEDCVKAGNYAANVVIQRSGCTYPEKPDFN